One window of Fusobacterium polymorphum genomic DNA carries:
- the ybeY gene encoding rRNA maturation RNase YbeY: protein MELIVDFSSDLQNEKYDMFIDTLYENNHLENYIKKVLELEKVESDRPLYLSLLLTNNENIQVINREYRDKDAPTDVISFAYHETEDFNIGPYDTLGDIIISLERVEEQASEYNHSFEREFYYVLTHGILHILGYDHIEEDDKKLMREREEAILSSFGYTRDK, encoded by the coding sequence ATGGAGTTAATTGTTGATTTTAGTTCTGATTTACAAAATGAAAAATATGATATGTTCATAGACACCCTTTATGAAAATAATCATCTTGAAAATTATATAAAAAAAGTTTTAGAGTTAGAGAAAGTTGAATCTGACAGACCTCTTTACCTTTCACTTTTGCTAACTAATAATGAAAATATCCAAGTTATCAATCGTGAGTATAGGGATAAAGATGCCCCTACTGATGTTATTTCTTTTGCATATCATGAAACAGAAGATTTTAATATTGGACCTTATGATACTTTGGGAGATATTATCATTTCCTTAGAAAGAGTTGAGGAACAAGCAAGTGAATATAATCATTCATTTGAAAGAGAATTTTATTATGTTTTGACACATGGAATTTTACATATTTTAGGCTATGACCATATAGAAGAAGATGATAAAAAACTTATGAGAGAAAGGGAAGAAGCAATACTTTCTTCCTTTGGTTA